The DNA window TCCGACGAATCCTGCGCGTCTTGCCTCCTGCGGCCGGCCGGTGCCCTGGGTCGACGTGCAGCTGCTCGACGACGCGAATACCCCCGTGCCGGAGGGTGAGCCGGGCGAGATCTGTGTGCGTGGACCCCTGGTGATGGATGGATACCTGAATCGGGATGAGCTCAACCGGGAGACCTTTGCGGGCGGCTGGCTGCACACAGGCGACGTGGCCGTCCGGGATCCGGACGGCTTCCTGCGGATCGTGGACCGGAAAAAGGACATGATTGTCACCGGTGGCTTCAACGTTTTTCCAAGCGAAGTCGAGAATGTCATTGCGCAGCACCCTGCGGTTGCTCAGGTCTGCGTATTCGGGACGCCGGACGAAAAGTGGGGTGAGGCGGTTACCGCCGCCATCGTGCTGCGACCGGGTCAGCACACCGATGCAGCCGAGATCGCTGCCCTGGTTCGCGAGCACAAGGGACCGGTCCAGTCACCCAAGCGGGTCGAGTTTGTCGACTCGATTCCGCAGACGGCGGTTGGAAAGCCCGACAAGAAGGCCCTGCGCAAGCGATTCGGTGGTTGAAGGCAACCTGCTGGCTGAACTCAAAAGACAGAACAGGCGGAGATCGACAGGTGCCCGGAACCCAATCAGATCCACCAGTTGCGCCTGCAATCAAAGCGCTTGATGTGCAGGAAGCAATTGCGGCGATCGAGAAGCAAACAAAAACAGCTGCACAGACGCAGCATGTAAGAATTTCTGAAGCGCTCGGCTGTTTCGCCGCTCAGGATATCGCCACCCCGATCAATCTGCCTCCGTTTCCCGCGTCCGCCATGGACGGCTACGCGCTCGACTCCCGCCAGCTGTCGGGTGATCCTCCCTACCGGCTCAATGTGGTCGGGGAGAGCCTTGCGGGCCACGCCTATCGCGGCACCATCCTGCCCGGACAATGCGTGCGCATCACCACAGGGGCACCCGTACCCGCCGACGCGGATGCGGTGGTCATTCAGGAAAACTGCACCCGGGACGGTGATGCATTGACGATCCACGTGCACGTCCCGACGCACAACAATATCCGCCCGACCGGTAACGACATTCGCGCGGGATCGGTTCTGGTGTCATCCGGCAAGCGACTGAACGCCTTCGATATCGGCTGGCTGTCCGCCTGCGGTGTGGCAGAAATAACCGTCCGAAAGCCCGTGAGGGTTGCGCTGTTCTCCACCGGCGATGAGCTCGTGGAGGCCGGTGAACCACTCACCGAGGGATGTATCTACGATGCCAACAGGATACTGCTCACTCAGCTGCTGCGCGCCCAGCCGGTAGTCATTCACGACCTCGGTATCCTGCCGGACGATATGGATGCGCTGCGTACGGCGCTCACCGGCGCCGCGGCAGAGAGCGATCTCCTGCTCACTTCGGGAGGCGTTTCCGTCGGTGACGCCGACCTGGTGCGGGACGTGGTTGAAGAACTCGGCAGAATCGATTTCTGGCGGATCCGGATCAAGCCCGGCAAACCCCTCGCGTTCGGACACATCGGGCCTGCCGCGTTCCTCGGCCTGCCCGGCAATCCGGCATCCGCCGTGGTGACGTTTCTGCTGTTCGGACAACCCCTGATCCGCAAACTGGCAGGGGGTCTGCCACGCCGGCGGATCTATTACCCCGCGACACTGGATCACCCGATCCCGCACAGCCCGGGTCGGGACGAATTCCGCAGGGGGTGTCTCGACTTCAGCGCAGGGCGTCTGCTCGTGAGCAGCCGTGACGATCAGTCCTCGAATCGCCTGGCCTCGTTCTCGAATGCAGACTGCCTGATTCGCATTCCCGGAGAACGCGCGGACCTCGATGCCGGAACCGTGGTCGAGGTCCTGCCATTTTTCGGGCTGATCTCTGAGCGCTGACTCTGTTGTCGGTGTCTACAGTGGCAGTGACTAGCGCTTCATGATCGTGACGGATATCGCGCCTTCGCCCGCCGGGGTGGTACCGCCTGCGTTCTGCGCCAGTCCAACTTTCGCCCCTTCGACCTGTCGTTTCCCCGCCCGATCCGACAGGTGCCAGTAGAGTTCGACCACCTGCCGGATACCCGTCGCCCCGATCGGATGGCCCTGGCATTCCAGGCCGCCTGAAACATTGATGGGAAGTCTGCCTCCGAGCCTGCTGTGTCCTGCCTCCGCAAAGGGGCCGCCCTCACCGGGCGCACAGAACAGCAGACTTTCGCTTGAACTGATCTCGCCCATGGCAGTGGCATCGTGCACTTCCGCGAGGTCCACATCCTCAGGACCCAGCCCGGCCTGCTCATAGGCTTTCTTCGCCAGCACCGTCAGATTGCTTTCGGATCGATCCCCACCCACCCGGGCGCTTC is part of the Pseudomonadales bacterium genome and encodes:
- a CDS encoding molybdopterin molybdotransferase MoeA — translated: MPGTQSDPPVAPAIKALDVQEAIAAIEKQTKTAAQTQHVRISEALGCFAAQDIATPINLPPFPASAMDGYALDSRQLSGDPPYRLNVVGESLAGHAYRGTILPGQCVRITTGAPVPADADAVVIQENCTRDGDALTIHVHVPTHNNIRPTGNDIRAGSVLVSSGKRLNAFDIGWLSACGVAEITVRKPVRVALFSTGDELVEAGEPLTEGCIYDANRILLTQLLRAQPVVIHDLGILPDDMDALRTALTGAAAESDLLLTSGGVSVGDADLVRDVVEELGRIDFWRIRIKPGKPLAFGHIGPAAFLGLPGNPASAVVTFLLFGQPLIRKLAGGLPRRRIYYPATLDHPIPHSPGRDEFRRGCLDFSAGRLLVSSRDDQSSNRLASFSNADCLIRIPGERADLDAGTVVEVLPFFGLISER